Proteins from a single region of Companilactobacillus farciminis KCTC 3681 = DSM 20184:
- a CDS encoding sulfite exporter TauE/SafE family protein: MLVTSIIYFFVVLCANIIGSMSGMGGGVIIKPIMDSLGRSGLLAINFYSSFAVFIMSIVSTYKQYKNGINIQWGQALRLAVGSMIGGYLGDTLLVFLVKIFGNESIVNIIQIVLLIITLIVALIYTRPLHLSFIEKHMNLFLFLSGILLGTVATLLGIGGGPINVALLVSLFSFAPKMATTYSIITIFFSQITKLASSIDMIPSMNISMMNMIFIFFAAILGGYFGAVISNKISSKLVLYIYKITIVGVLVLNVFNITKLIIQM; the protein is encoded by the coding sequence ATGTTAGTGACGAGTATTATTTATTTCTTCGTAGTTTTATGTGCCAATATCATTGGTTCCATGTCTGGGATGGGTGGAGGAGTCATTATAAAGCCAATAATGGATTCTTTGGGTCGAAGCGGCTTATTAGCAATTAATTTCTATTCCAGTTTTGCAGTATTCATAATGTCGATTGTGTCCACATATAAGCAGTATAAGAACGGGATAAATATCCAATGGGGACAAGCTCTAAGATTGGCTGTAGGCTCTATGATTGGTGGATATTTAGGCGATACTTTATTAGTGTTTTTGGTTAAAATCTTTGGCAATGAGAGCATCGTCAATATCATTCAAATCGTGTTGTTGATAATTACTCTGATCGTAGCGTTGATTTATACTCGACCATTGCATTTATCATTTATAGAAAAGCATATGAATTTATTTTTGTTCCTCAGCGGTATTCTCCTAGGAACTGTAGCAACCTTATTAGGGATTGGTGGGGGACCGATTAACGTTGCGTTGTTAGTTTCACTGTTTTCTTTCGCTCCCAAAATGGCCACGACCTATTCAATTATTACTATCTTCTTCTCTCAAATAACTAAATTGGCAAGTAGTATAGATATGATTCCATCAATGAATATCTCAATGATGAATATGATTTTTATCTTCTTCGCAGCTATTTTAGGTGGTTATTTTGGTGCGGTCATTAGTAATAAGATCAGTTCAAAATTAGTTCTATACATTTATAAAATTACGATTGTGGGCGTTTTAGTGCTTAATGTATTCAATATAACTAAGCTAATAATTCAGATGTAA
- a CDS encoding triose-phosphate isomerase family protein: MGKSYIHVNLKRFDILKSLGGVNDLDYSNSSDWFNVIANQLTNKVNQFSPLDYEFVFYIPEGYLISTLNRLDSKSQLQIGCQSVFSKDVVGNNNIGAFTTYRPASSMASIGIKDTIIGHSEERAYELEFLNSVSSDEELNKKAIQEDLEEKIINAQKVGMNVLYCVGESAEERDSDNWKAVLKKQLSLDFSKVDIDKLKIAYEPIWAIGPNRPVPSADKIQEVAEYIHSIIKDIPILYGGGLKETNALDIAGLPDVDGGLIALTNFSDNIGFYPEDFIKIVKKYDEGKK, encoded by the coding sequence ATGGGAAAATCATATATTCATGTAAATTTAAAAAGATTTGATATTTTAAAGTCTTTAGGTGGTGTAAATGATTTAGATTATTCCAATAGTTCAGACTGGTTTAATGTGATTGCCAATCAATTAACTAATAAGGTTAATCAATTCTCCCCACTAGATTACGAATTCGTTTTTTACATTCCTGAAGGCTACTTGATCTCTACATTAAATCGATTAGATTCAAAATCACAATTACAAATTGGCTGCCAGTCAGTATTCAGTAAAGATGTGGTTGGCAACAATAACATTGGAGCTTTTACTACTTATAGACCTGCTAGTTCAATGGCTTCTATTGGTATCAAGGATACAATTATTGGTCATAGTGAAGAACGTGCTTATGAATTAGAATTTCTAAACTCGGTTTCTTCAGATGAAGAATTAAACAAAAAAGCCATCCAAGAAGACTTGGAAGAAAAAATTATTAATGCGCAAAAAGTAGGTATGAACGTACTTTATTGTGTTGGTGAGAGTGCTGAAGAAAGAGATTCTGATAATTGGAAAGCGGTATTAAAAAAACAATTATCATTAGACTTCTCCAAAGTAGATATCGACAAATTAAAAATCGCTTATGAACCTATTTGGGCTATAGGTCCTAATAGACCAGTTCCATCAGCAGACAAAATTCAAGAAGTTGCTGAATACATTCATTCAATCATAAAGGATATTCCAATTCTTTATGGAGGTGGCTTAAAAGAAACAAATGCCTTAGATATTGCGGGATTACCAGATGTTGATGGTGGATTAATTGCTTTAACTAATTTCTCAGACAATATCGGCTTTTATCCAGAAGATTTTATAAAGATTGTAAAAAAATATGATGAAGGTAAAAAATAA
- a CDS encoding ECF transporter S component, with the protein MKRTEAQKISIAALMIALGLIIPFFTSHMFGVPGTIILPMHLPIIIGGLVCGPLYGGIIGFIVPVLSSLLTGMPVVYPMLPLMAVQLIFMGMFAGLFAKHFNTLISSIGGIVGGWVAYSAMLWILIQISGHAMNMTVSSALVMGIPGIVIQLIACPLVAKFINHLMKTTISNKESNYAK; encoded by the coding sequence ATGAAAAGAACAGAAGCACAAAAAATTTCAATCGCAGCACTTATGATTGCATTAGGACTAATAATCCCATTCTTCACTTCGCATATGTTTGGGGTTCCAGGAACCATCATTCTACCAATGCATTTACCTATTATTATCGGTGGTCTAGTTTGTGGTCCTTTATACGGAGGAATTATTGGTTTCATCGTTCCAGTATTATCTAGTTTATTAACTGGAATGCCTGTCGTTTATCCAATGTTACCTTTGATGGCTGTTCAATTGATTTTCATGGGAATGTTTGCTGGACTATTTGCTAAACATTTCAATACTTTAATCTCTTCCATTGGTGGAATTGTTGGCGGTTGGGTTGCCTATTCTGCTATGCTTTGGATTTTGATTCAAATTTCTGGTCACGCTATGAATATGACTGTTTCCAGTGCTTTAGTAATGGGAATCCCAGGTATCGTGATCCAATTAATCGCTTGTCCTTTAGTAGCCAAATTTATCAACCATCTAATGAAAACAACTATTAGTAATAAAGAGAGTAATTATGCTAAATAA
- a CDS encoding guanylate kinase: protein MDKKIIVITGASGTGKTTISKYLQDTYHIPSVITHTTRLPRAGEKSGIDYYFETKESFAKNHYLEKVEYSGNWYGSSEESLNKTWEKYDAASIVVDTKGAISYKEKYGKDAVVIFLEVDLETVTKRLESRGDEKHRLKARINSDEFQRDLQIPSELSGKCYKIINKNIEKTKENVNKILKIEKIG, encoded by the coding sequence ATGGATAAAAAGATTATTGTTATAACGGGTGCCAGCGGGACCGGCAAGACTACCATTAGTAAATATCTGCAAGATACTTATCATATACCAAGTGTTATTACTCACACTACTAGATTACCACGTGCGGGCGAAAAAAGTGGGATTGACTACTATTTTGAGACAAAAGAAAGTTTTGCAAAGAATCATTATCTAGAAAAAGTCGAGTATAGTGGCAACTGGTATGGTTCTTCAGAAGAAAGTCTTAATAAAACTTGGGAAAAATATGATGCAGCTAGTATTGTTGTCGACACTAAGGGAGCTATCTCGTACAAAGAGAAGTATGGCAAAGATGCAGTAGTGATTTTCTTAGAAGTCGATTTGGAAACTGTGACGAAACGTCTAGAGAGTCGTGGGGATGAAAAACATCGACTCAAGGCTCGAATCAACAGTGATGAATTCCAGCGAGATCTGCAAATTCCTAGTGAATTATCAGGCAAATGCTATAAGATTATTAACAAAAATATCGAAAAAACCAAAGAAAACGTCAACAAAATACTAAAAATCGAAAAAATCGGTTAA
- a CDS encoding DUF1893 domain-containing protein codes for MLNKEISEPVILEALDLIKQNKASCVLVKDGKIVHIEIGMGISPILYSYMTYPDLFEGATIVDKIVGKAAAVISILGKANEIVGLTMSDSAIEYLLNKNSSFRFVNYVQKIQNRTRTGICPIEQSVMDIDDPAEAFLALLNRLQDLKKKVVIKKICE; via the coding sequence ATGCTAAATAAAGAAATTAGTGAACCCGTCATTTTAGAAGCACTTGATTTAATCAAACAAAATAAAGCATCTTGCGTTTTAGTAAAAGATGGAAAAATTGTTCATATTGAAATAGGTATGGGAATCTCACCGATACTTTATTCATATATGACTTATCCAGATCTTTTCGAAGGAGCAACCATTGTCGACAAAATCGTCGGTAAAGCCGCTGCAGTTATTTCCATACTAGGTAAAGCTAATGAAATAGTTGGACTTACTATGAGTGATTCTGCAATTGAGTACCTTTTGAATAAAAATAGTTCTTTTAGATTTGTTAATTACGTTCAAAAGATTCAAAATCGTACTAGAACAGGCATTTGTCCTATTGAGCAATCTGTTATGGATATCGATGATCCAGCAGAAGCATTTTTGGCTCTGCTCAACAGACTACAAGATCTTAAAAAAAAAGTAGTAATTAAAAAAATCTGTGAATAA
- the rpiA gene encoding ribose 5-phosphate isomerase A, with protein sequence MEKLIDSALKMIEPKMTVSFGGGRTVGRLIRAVKDSQLDIKIASPSEATRALCKELDLPVTSLEEVTTFDLAFDGCDSLDHHLNALKSNGGIHVFEKLYANLSKRYIILAPEMRFTKVLNPDIQLTLEVLDLAMPQIIAAVEKLGGTAKIRQSSDIAGMVRTKNGNGLLDCHFDDWSYIDEIDAELGSMVGVMGTSYFKDIVTDALLATDDDVKHVKKEI encoded by the coding sequence ATGGAAAAGTTAATTGATTCAGCTTTAAAAATGATTGAACCAAAGATGACTGTTAGTTTTGGGGGTGGACGAACGGTTGGTAGATTGATTCGTGCAGTTAAGGATAGTCAATTAGATATTAAGATTGCTAGTCCTTCTGAAGCCACTAGAGCGCTATGCAAGGAGTTGGATTTGCCAGTAACTTCATTGGAAGAGGTAACTACTTTTGATTTAGCCTTCGATGGTTGCGACAGCTTGGATCATCATTTGAATGCTTTGAAGAGTAATGGTGGAATCCATGTTTTTGAAAAACTTTATGCTAACTTGTCCAAACGCTACATTATTTTGGCTCCAGAGATGCGTTTCACTAAAGTTTTAAATCCAGATATTCAATTAACTTTAGAAGTTTTGGACTTAGCTATGCCACAAATTATCGCTGCAGTCGAAAAACTTGGTGGTACGGCCAAAATTCGTCAATCGAGTGATATTGCTGGAATGGTTCGAACAAAGAATGGTAATGGTTTACTAGATTGTCACTTTGATGATTGGTCTTACATCGATGAAATTGACGCCGAATTGGGATCAATGGTCGGTGTGATGGGAACTTCTTATTTTAAAGATATTGTGACAGATGCACTTTTAGCGACTGATGATGATGTAAAGCACGTGAAAAAAGAGATATAA
- a CDS encoding C40 family peptidase: MNTNVKKSLVSFTAAAALAVTGLGLSNATTTKAATQIVKDNVPSVVTTKNMSMLYTSPSSAAKSAGRALASNSSWRVGEAARDDEGNMWYLVATNEWVKGSDVTAQTATTQAAADTNTNTASTSDSVISTAKQYLGTPYVWGGKTPSGFDCSGFTSYVYQQATGKSIGGYTVAQESAGTQEAVSQASAGDLLFWGSKGSTYHVAIYLGNNQYIAAPQPGESVKISTISGYFMPSFAVKVL, translated from the coding sequence TTGAATACAAACGTTAAAAAAAGTCTAGTTTCATTTACAGCAGCTGCAGCATTAGCAGTTACAGGTTTAGGTCTATCAAACGCTACTACAACTAAAGCCGCAACACAAATTGTTAAAGACAACGTTCCTTCAGTTGTAACAACAAAGAACATGTCAATGCTTTATACATCACCATCATCAGCAGCTAAGAGTGCTGGTCGTGCTTTGGCTTCAAACAGCTCATGGCGCGTTGGTGAAGCTGCTAGAGATGACGAAGGTAACATGTGGTACCTTGTAGCTACAAACGAATGGGTTAAGGGTAGCGACGTAACTGCACAAACAGCTACTACACAAGCTGCTGCTGACACAAATACAAACACTGCTTCAACTTCTGACAGTGTTATCAGTACTGCAAAGCAATACTTAGGTACACCTTATGTATGGGGTGGTAAGACACCTTCAGGTTTCGACTGCTCAGGTTTCACATCATACGTATACCAACAAGCAACTGGTAAGAGCATCGGTGGTTACACAGTAGCTCAAGAATCTGCTGGTACACAAGAAGCTGTTTCTCAAGCATCAGCCGGAGATCTATTGTTCTGGGGTAGCAAAGGTTCAACTTACCACGTAGCTATCTACTTAGGTAACAACCAATACATCGCTGCACCACAACCAGGCGAATCAGTTAAGATTTCAACAATCTCAGGTTACTTCATGCCTTCATTCGCTGTTAAGGTTCTATAA
- the larC gene encoding nickel insertion protein, producing MNKLYIDCSTGIAGDMLTSALLDLLDNEQQQNFLKITNNLLANTKTTYRRIHKFDMDGSTIDVIVDKNQEEFSEDVHEKKLSSLKIPQNSLDEKQPNQVIKNFDISKESKKRVIDIFELLMDTESFVHHTPKKHDIHFNKIGSIDALIDITNICLLLEILDIETIVASSVNTGYGQVKYNQKVFSVPAPATKKILEDIPNFHSDIYGELCTPTGVAVLKKITSEYMNWNYSKNNIKKIGIGFGQKEFNKPTFVKCILY from the coding sequence GTGAATAAATTATATATAGATTGCTCGACCGGTATTGCTGGCGACATGCTGACAAGTGCCCTGTTAGATCTATTGGATAACGAACAACAACAAAATTTTCTAAAAATCACTAATAATTTATTGGCTAATACTAAAACTACTTACCGTCGTATACATAAATTTGATATGGACGGTTCTACAATCGATGTTATCGTTGATAAAAATCAAGAAGAATTCAGTGAAGACGTCCATGAAAAAAAATTGTCTTCATTAAAAATCCCACAAAATTCATTAGATGAGAAACAACCCAATCAGGTTATTAAAAATTTTGATATATCGAAAGAAAGTAAAAAACGTGTCATTGATATTTTTGAATTATTAATGGATACCGAAAGTTTTGTCCATCACACTCCTAAAAAACATGATATTCATTTCAATAAAATTGGTAGCATTGACGCTTTGATCGATATCACTAATATTTGCCTACTACTAGAAATATTAGATATTGAAACAATCGTGGCATCTTCAGTGAATACTGGTTACGGACAAGTTAAATACAATCAAAAAGTATTCTCCGTACCCGCTCCTGCAACAAAAAAAATTCTTGAAGACATTCCGAATTTTCATTCTGATATTTATGGTGAATTATGTACTCCCACCGGAGTCGCTGTCCTAAAAAAAATCACATCAGAATATATGAATTGGAATTACAGTAAAAATAACATTAAAAAAATTGGAATAGGATTTGGACAAAAAGAGTTCAATAAACCGACATTCGTAAAATGCATTCTTTACTAA
- a CDS encoding MFS transporter, which yields MVMNPSLEDKDKTVEMTSFPKVLTFREKLGYAAGDLGNGFLFEMGQLYLLKYMTDVLGLPAVSAGGVFLVAKIWDAFADIGVGTIIDHRKKIGPRGRFRPFMLWAALPLGLLLIANFTVPDFTLKMQEVWCYITYILFGTVYSVSNIAYGSMQPTMTKNNIERSQLASWRTVGSNIGTLVSTVAFMPIVLLMPSPHMGYSTAAIIFAIGGITCQLFCYSSIKERYEDEKQRQKDFAEQSKESTSEFKEIIKSYGSVFKNGPLLILCLANLFSFSAFNVKQAVQFYFAQYALHNITIISYMAFFTMGSATLAAVCIPWLTKTIGKKSTFIIGCVIWAISDGIGYFVTGDAVVYTIITTISYFGYGLTSGLNWALISDVVEFGEWKTHVRSEGIVYSSYTYFRKLSQAAAGLVPGIVLSAVGYVPNHVQTAQAIAGIRGLVFIYPVVMAILTTILMFFYPLTEDKYTQIMNDLERRHIED from the coding sequence ATGGTAATGAATCCCTCTTTAGAGGATAAAGATAAAACTGTAGAGATGACATCATTTCCTAAGGTTTTAACATTTAGAGAGAAGCTGGGATATGCAGCTGGTGATTTAGGAAATGGTTTTCTTTTTGAAATGGGTCAATTATATTTATTGAAATATATGACTGATGTGTTGGGTTTACCAGCCGTTAGTGCAGGTGGAGTATTTTTAGTAGCAAAGATTTGGGATGCATTTGCAGATATAGGTGTAGGTACAATAATAGATCATAGAAAGAAAATTGGTCCAAGAGGAAGGTTCCGTCCTTTTATGTTATGGGCAGCTTTACCTTTGGGTTTACTCTTAATTGCTAACTTTACGGTACCTGACTTTACGTTAAAGATGCAAGAAGTATGGTGTTATATCACATATATTTTATTTGGAACTGTATATAGTGTTTCTAATATTGCATATGGTTCTATGCAACCAACAATGACAAAAAATAACATTGAGAGATCTCAATTAGCAAGTTGGAGAACTGTTGGATCTAATATTGGTACTTTGGTTTCTACAGTTGCATTTATGCCAATAGTTTTATTAATGCCTAGTCCACATATGGGATATTCTACGGCTGCAATAATTTTTGCAATTGGAGGAATTACGTGTCAATTATTTTGCTATTCAAGTATTAAAGAAAGATATGAAGATGAAAAACAGCGACAAAAAGATTTTGCAGAACAATCTAAAGAAAGTACTTCTGAATTTAAAGAGATTATCAAGTCATACGGCTCTGTTTTTAAAAATGGTCCATTATTAATTCTTTGTCTAGCAAATCTCTTCTCATTTTCAGCGTTCAATGTTAAGCAAGCGGTACAATTTTATTTTGCACAATATGCATTGCATAATATTACTATTATTTCTTATATGGCATTCTTTACAATGGGTTCAGCCACATTGGCAGCTGTATGTATTCCATGGCTTACAAAGACAATAGGTAAAAAAAGTACATTTATTATTGGTTGTGTAATTTGGGCGATTTCTGATGGTATAGGTTATTTCGTAACTGGAGATGCCGTAGTTTATACGATAATTACAACAATTTCTTATTTTGGTTATGGACTTACTTCTGGTTTGAACTGGGCTTTAATATCTGATGTTGTGGAATTTGGTGAATGGAAAACACACGTTAGATCAGAGGGTATAGTTTATTCTTCATATACTTATTTTAGAAAATTGTCTCAAGCTGCAGCTGGATTGGTTCCTGGTATTGTATTAAGTGCTGTTGGATATGTTCCTAATCATGTACAAACTGCACAAGCAATTGCTGGTATTAGAGGATTGGTATTCATTTATCCCGTTGTAATGGCAATTTTAACAACTATTTTAATGTTCTTTTATCCATTAACAGAGGATAAATATACACAAATTATGAATGATTTAGAGAGAAGACATATTGAAGACTAA
- a CDS encoding class II fructose-bisphosphate aldolase, translating into MLINGNAFLKTADKYHYAQGAFNVNTEEQVDAAIQIHEALRAPLFLQGAQLGNAFIGGKADFKNGNLDDIKKGADLLADYVAKKAEVASIPIALHLDHGLTFDVAKACIDSGYTSVMIDGSAHEYEDNVELTKKVVDYAHKYGVTVEGELGTIAGVEDHVFAKNSSYTSPLQALDFINKTGVDSLAISYGTKHGANKGSDIKLRMQIVTAIKEILLSEGIDVNLVSHGSSTIPQYIVEEINNLGGNVNGTGGIPIEQLKVAIGCGINKINIDSDIRLATTRNFRELGKKNPEVVTDPSTAGIYKLLAENEADIDPRTFLAPVMNLVTENKADTPALKEINRAVNLGTQEIMGQLIVNFGMLGMAPKVMEFK; encoded by the coding sequence ATGTTAATAAATGGAAATGCCTTTTTAAAAACGGCTGATAAATATCACTACGCACAAGGAGCCTTTAACGTAAATACAGAGGAACAAGTGGATGCAGCTATTCAAATTCACGAAGCATTAAGAGCACCATTATTCTTACAAGGTGCACAATTGGGAAATGCCTTTATCGGCGGAAAAGCTGATTTTAAAAATGGTAATCTTGATGACATTAAAAAAGGTGCCGATTTATTAGCTGATTATGTTGCCAAAAAAGCTGAAGTAGCAAGTATTCCTATCGCTTTACATTTGGATCATGGACTAACTTTTGATGTTGCTAAGGCTTGTATCGATAGCGGATATACATCAGTTATGATTGATGGTTCTGCTCATGAATATGAAGATAACGTTGAACTTACAAAGAAAGTTGTCGACTATGCGCATAAATACGGTGTAACTGTAGAAGGTGAATTAGGAACAATTGCCGGTGTTGAAGATCATGTTTTTGCTAAGAATTCCAGTTATACAAGTCCATTGCAAGCATTAGATTTTATCAATAAGACTGGCGTTGATTCACTAGCAATTTCTTATGGTACTAAGCATGGTGCTAACAAGGGAAGCGATATTAAACTTAGAATGCAAATCGTTACAGCTATCAAAGAAATCTTGCTTTCTGAAGGTATTGACGTGAACTTAGTTTCACACGGTTCTTCTACAATTCCACAATATATCGTTGAAGAAATTAATAATCTTGGTGGAAACGTTAACGGTACCGGTGGTATTCCTATCGAACAATTGAAGGTAGCTATTGGCTGTGGAATTAACAAAATCAATATCGATAGTGATATTCGTTTAGCAACAACTAGAAACTTTAGAGAATTAGGCAAGAAGAATCCAGAAGTCGTTACTGATCCTTCAACTGCAGGAATTTATAAGTTACTAGCAGAAAATGAAGCTGATATTGATCCTAGAACATTCTTGGCACCAGTAATGAACTTAGTTACAGAAAATAAAGCCGATACTCCAGCGCTAAAAGAAATTAACCGTGCAGTTAACTTGGGTACGCAAGAAATTATGGGTCAATTGATTGTTAACTTCGGAATGCTGGGAATGGCTCCTAAAGTAATGGAGTTTAAATAA
- a CDS encoding LacI family DNA-binding transcriptional regulator gives MSSRVTLKDIADMAGVSVSTVSRVLNGTSEKVARDEVKDKILEIARNYKYIPNKTAQSLQKGNVSSKTKQYKIGVIFARLDKDDYNPFFMKISRTITKEAVKAGHIVDFVILSAALRNSSAKEFFKNHPVDGVVILGKFDQWLLDKVKMNISSYIYVGLNKLLYSNLDQVVCDGYSAAVTAVNYLGDQGHKNIMYLGEVRGEGRYKGYMNTMKFLGLETPRDAIVECRFTIKSAYSAILKHYDPKYTAIFCGNDISGIGAIQALSELNYKVPDDVSVISIDDIDLIQDFTPLLTTVHIPITELGSMSLRMLLERIERVRDIPVTVQLPYQLLERQTVKSIK, from the coding sequence ATGAGTAGTAGAGTGACTTTAAAAGATATTGCAGATATGGCAGGTGTTTCTGTTTCAACCGTTTCAAGAGTGTTGAATGGAACATCGGAGAAAGTAGCCAGAGATGAAGTAAAAGACAAGATTTTGGAAATTGCTAGAAATTATAAGTACATTCCTAACAAAACAGCGCAAAGTTTGCAAAAGGGAAATGTTTCTTCAAAAACTAAGCAATACAAGATCGGAGTGATTTTTGCCAGATTGGATAAGGATGATTACAATCCATTCTTTATGAAAATTTCTAGAACTATTACTAAGGAAGCAGTTAAAGCAGGCCATATAGTTGATTTCGTAATTTTATCAGCTGCACTTCGTAATAGTAGTGCTAAGGAATTTTTCAAGAATCATCCCGTAGACGGAGTAGTAATTTTGGGAAAATTTGATCAATGGTTATTGGACAAAGTCAAAATGAATATTTCGTCTTACATATATGTTGGCTTGAACAAACTACTTTATAGCAATTTAGATCAAGTTGTTTGCGATGGATATTCAGCTGCTGTAACTGCGGTCAATTATCTAGGTGATCAAGGTCATAAAAACATTATGTATCTAGGGGAGGTAAGAGGAGAAGGAAGATACAAAGGATACATGAACACGATGAAATTCCTTGGACTAGAGACCCCTAGAGATGCGATTGTTGAGTGTAGATTTACGATCAAAAGCGCATATTCTGCAATATTAAAGCATTATGATCCCAAATATACCGCAATCTTTTGTGGAAATGATATTTCAGGAATCGGCGCTATTCAAGCTTTATCGGAATTAAATTATAAGGTTCCTGATGATGTATCAGTCATTAGTATCGACGATATTGATTTAATTCAAGATTTCACACCTTTACTGACAACTGTTCATATACCAATTACTGAATTAGGAAGTATGAGCTTAAGAATGTTGTTAGAAAGAATTGAAAGAGTAAGAGACATCCCGGTAACGGTTCAATTGCCATATCAATTATTAGAGCGTCAAACCGTTAAATCTATTAAATAA
- a CDS encoding lactate racemase domain-containing protein, giving the protein MKKFEFEYGAGTMSAELPDNTDVFVPGVTVPDPPHIPEDKLEEAYLESIHHPIGMDPLDKLANKDSKVTIIFPDIVKGGNQPTSHRKVAIKVILNELKKIGVKHENILLICSNGLHPKNTEQEIHTILGDDIFYSFWPNQIKNHDSEDPEHLVDCGTDPQGDRVFLNKYVYDSDVAIMVGHTQGNPYGGYSGGYKHCATGLNTWRSIAAHHVPSVMHKNDFVPVSTHSTMRHKFDEIGQWQEKSMGKKFFCCDAVLDTQSRQIEINSGWAKEMQPVAWKTANIKTYIPFAEKKYDVLVFGMPQKFHYGDGMGTDPIMLMQALSAQVIRHKRIMSDHCVIICASLCNGFFNENRWPYMHELYDDWSNDKLNMNKLSDMNRLGEYYATNKEYIRRYRYTNSFHPFHGFSMMSCAGLAEKDTSAIYIVGAEKPGYAREMGLKTRATFEEALKDAEEKYVGKNPNILALPKTFSTMAVHLMMKDEDPEIQ; this is encoded by the coding sequence ATGAAAAAATTTGAATTTGAATACGGTGCAGGCACAATGTCTGCCGAATTACCAGATAATACAGATGTTTTTGTTCCAGGAGTGACAGTTCCAGATCCTCCACATATACCAGAAGATAAATTGGAAGAAGCATATTTGGAATCAATCCATCATCCAATTGGCATGGATCCTTTAGATAAATTAGCTAATAAAGATTCTAAAGTTACTATTATCTTCCCAGATATCGTTAAAGGTGGAAATCAACCTACATCTCACCGTAAGGTAGCTATCAAAGTTATCCTTAATGAATTGAAGAAGATTGGTGTTAAACACGAAAATATCCTTTTGATTTGTTCTAACGGACTACATCCAAAGAATACAGAACAAGAAATTCATACTATTTTGGGAGACGACATCTTCTATTCATTCTGGCCAAATCAAATTAAGAACCATGATAGTGAAGATCCTGAACATCTAGTAGATTGTGGAACAGACCCTCAAGGAGATCGTGTTTTCTTAAATAAATATGTTTATGACAGTGATGTTGCCATCATGGTTGGTCATACTCAAGGTAACCCTTATGGTGGATATTCCGGTGGATATAAGCACTGTGCTACAGGATTGAATACTTGGAGATCAATCGCTGCCCATCACGTACCTAGCGTTATGCACAAGAATGACTTTGTGCCTGTAAGTACACACTCAACAATGCGCCACAAGTTTGACGAAATTGGTCAATGGCAAGAAAAGAGTATGGGTAAGAAGTTCTTCTGTTGTGATGCTGTTCTAGATACTCAATCACGTCAAATTGAAATTAACAGTGGTTGGGCAAAAGAAATGCAACCAGTAGCATGGAAGACTGCCAATATTAAAACTTATATTCCATTTGCTGAAAAGAAATATGACGTCTTAGTATTTGGTATGCCTCAAAAATTCCATTATGGAGATGGTATGGGAACAGATCCAATTATGCTAATGCAGGCCTTATCTGCCCAAGTTATTAGACATAAGCGTATTATGAGTGACCACTGTGTCATTATCTGTGCTTCTCTATGTAATGGTTTCTTTAATGAAAATCGTTGGCCATACATGCATGAATTGTATGATGATTGGTCAAACGATAAGTTGAACATGAATAAATTATCAGATATGAATCGTTTGGGTGAATACTACGCAACAAACAAGGAATATATCAGAAGATACAGATATACAAACTCATTCCACCCATTCCATGGATTCTCAATGATGTCTTGTGCTGGCTTGGCTGAAAAAGACACTTCTGCAATTTATATTGTTGGTGCGGAAAAACCTGGTTATGCACGTGAAATGGGCTTGAAGACTAGAGCTACTTTCGAAGAAGCACTTAAAGATGCTGAAGAGAAATATGTTGGCAAGAATCCTAACATTTTGGCTTTACCTAAGACATTCTCTACAATGGCTGTACATTTGATGATGAAGGATGAAGATCCAGAAATTCAATAA